A stretch of DNA from Cannabis sativa cultivar Pink pepper isolate KNU-18-1 chromosome X, ASM2916894v1, whole genome shotgun sequence:
GAGTCTACTCAAAGAGGGTGTGTTGAAGGCCCACGTGGTGGAAGCAATTGGCATAAAGGAGGCTCTGAGTTGGATTAAAGACAATAGATGGACGAATGTGGTGGTTGAGTCGGATTGTTTGAGAGTCATCAGggatttacaaaagtttaaacaTATGGCTTCTCCTTATGGCCATATACTTTCTGATTGTATGACTTTGTGTTCGGGTGTTGATGatgtttcttttaattttgttaagCGATCTGCTAATAAGGTTGCGCATGCTATTGCGCGATCTTCTCTTGTTGAGGCTGATTGTACTTACTCTGGGGATGCATTACCCATGGATTTTGCATCTTTAGTTTTGAAtgatttgatttaataaaatttcatcattattcaaaaaaaaaataattccagtgTCGGACCATTACTCAGGCCGTGTCACATGGCGCGGTGGTAGTTATTACTACCCGAAGATTAAGGCTAAATTTCAAGAATTCAACCTATGGGACAGGGTGAGGGAATCCCTTTCAAACAGTTTTTTGAGAGAGAGCCTATACAATTTTTAGGAGCATTTTTTCATCAGTTGATGCTTCACAAAATCAAATCTGACAAGCCGGACGAGGTACATTTTTATGTGGGAAGGGAGAGATGTAGATTTGGTAGGGTGGAGTTTGGCTTGGTGATCGGGTTAAACTTGTTGCCCGGCCCTACTGAGGAAGACATCAAAGAGAAAGAAAATTCTGACCGGTTGATTATGGAATATTTCAACGGTAATCCTTCGATCAGCTTCGGCCAACTGCGCAGAGTTTTTGAGAGCTGCAGAGAAGTTGATGATGTCTACAAGTTGGGGATCTACAAGAAAAATGCTTTCCTTAACATATGAATATAACTCATTTTAAAAACTGTTATACTAGCTAAGACAAGCATTAATTTTGTACAATAGTTAATGAgttttagaaaatattatagTAGCTCAAATAGAAAATTAGGCGAgggtatatttttttagaaagcCCGCTAAGAAATAGGCGGGTGGTCATATAACTCACCAAATAAAAAGTATCATTTTCTTTATAATTCTCTATGACTCTCTTCTTTTGTATATATAACTCACgaaatacattttatttttttatggaagCATATATATCTCTCTTTCTATAGTCTATTGTCTATTCTATTGAACTCTTCTATTTGAGTTCTTCCTTCATTCATCCACCCCAATCCCTTGAGATTTGAAATCCTCCTCTGTTCGTGAGATCTGAGATTGACCAGAACAATTGACCCAGAAAGGCTGCAATTGTTCCTCAGCCATTTGTTGTTGTTCTCATTAATGTttacaaaacctaattttttaggAAAATAAACACTTCAATTTCTCATTTCATTTTAATTGGAAATAAAAATGTGATTTCATTTGgtagtattttgtttttattttattatatttatttttttgctttaTTTGATTTCATTTGGTTTGGGAATTTGTTCTCACGAGAAGGATGGAAGCTTCTCTTATTAGAGTAAAGCTAAGTCTTTAATTCACATTCCATCTCAATCTGGAATGAGAATTCAAATCCTACTAATGTCCCAAAACCTTTTTTAGGTAATCAGATGTTTGAGATTATGCTAGAATGGATTATGAATTTTTTTCCAAATTGTGTTTTAGTAAAATATTCTTGTTTTGTATTTCAGTGacaatttttttcttgttgttgtttttgtgccTTCTCTCTCAACAAGTTTTAGAGAGTTTAGGCATTTTTATTcatgtcatatatatatatttatttatatatatatacgtatattatgttacttattttttatagcttttgtttcttttccttagtttattttagtttatCAAGAGAATTAcatgttgtatttttttaagttttcctaataatatattttaattatttttttttacagtaatTTCCACTGGAAAATGAAAAGTCTACGAAGATCTCCAAGAAAGCACATACGACCAGGTGCTTTATGCAAAATTGTGGCAAAAAGAAGAAAAGCAACATTGAGGAGTCAAACTGATTGGGAAGATACAACCCTTGAAAGTCCTGTTGTAAAGAAAAGGAGTTCTCTACGTAAGTTTTTTGCACCTGCTAATGTTGTAATTGATTCACCACCTGTTAGTACAAGAGCATCTTCTCGTCGTATGATCTATAATACAGAGCCAAATCAAAATGATATTGTGGAAGACGTGGAAATGTCACATGGAAGCTCAAGAACTAGAAGATCCCTTAATTATCAAGTAGAGGAGGACGCTGAAATGATTTTTAAAGAGGTGGGAATGGATGAATGTGAAAACATAGCAGATAAGGAAGTTGAAGATTTAACTGAGGCAGAATTTGAAGGAATAGCTGAGGCAGAATGTGAAATGGCTGAGGTGGAACTTGTACAGCCAAGGAAAATGACTAACACAAGCAAAAATGTAGCCATTTCCCCGCTCGCAAGGCATCAAACGAACCAAGCTCATATAAAATCTATAAGATTACAAAAAACAAACGAGGAAAATCAAAATGAGAACAATGGAACACCTGAAGATGCAAATgtgaataaaataaattcagtAAAGAAGACTAGGGGTCGAACTACTTTGGCCAATCTTACAAAGAGAAACAATgacttaagaaaaataaattggaATGAAAAAGGCCAACCGGTTGGTACTAACTCTGTGCAATTTTCTTCTTATGTTGGTGCTCTTGTGAGGGAGGTAGTTCCTTATACTATTTCAGATTGGAGGAAAATGTCACCAATCATGAAAGATATTCTTTGGGCATCTATTCAGGTAGCCTTACAGGTTATAtagttgtgttttttttttccttacacTCTGCTCCtcataacatacatataatgtCACTTAATATGAATTTTATGTAGGCACAATATGATTTATATGATGATTGGCAAAAGAAGATGTGCTTTGAAATGATGGCATCTCTATGGAGATCTGGAAAGTCTAGATTAGTCAAAGAGCTTAACGATGCAAAAAATGAGAGTGAGCGACTAGCCATGAAGCCAGATTGCATAAAAAGTGATGCTGAATGGAGATCATTTGTTACTCAAAAAACTAGTAAAGAACATATGGTAAGATTAGAAATAAGTACTTGGATATTAGTGTAGATTAAGTTATGTTTTAcctaatgttatttattttttattaactaGGCTATAAGGGCCAAATttcaagagagaagaaagaaagttGTTCCACACACCTTAAGTCGAAGAGGTTACGCTCGAACAATCGATGATATGGTAACAATTAACATTTTGAttgattgtattttgttttttatttttatattccttGGTTAAACTGTCCATTGTACTTTGTAGAAGAAAGATACCAAAGAGGAAAAAGTATCTAGGATTGAGGCTTTTCGGAGAGCCCATACTAAGAAGAATGGTGAACCAATTAACCCGACAGCGTCGGAAGTTTTTGTGAGTActtatcaattaatttttataattacactcGTTTTCTATAATTGTACTTCAGCCTTACTCATTCATATACAGGGAGAATTGGATAACATTATACGTGAAGACCCAAACTCTGAAATTACAGAAAATATAGAGGAGGATGCCTTAACAAAATTATTTGGTGACCCAAAATCCGGTCGTTTAATCGGACAAGGAAGGGGGATAACAAGATCAAAGTTGAATGTTATTAATATGTCTAATAACAAGATCTGTATGAAGCTCAAAATGGCAGAAATGTTGGATTTACTTAAAGAACACTTGgtaacaatttattttttcacttATACAACTCAACATCTGTAATTTTCAAATGAAacatatctttcttttttaatttaggGTGGTAAAGCAACACCAAGTGAGGGACAATCCCTTAATGCTACCCAATCCAACAATAATCCTTCTCCTAACGTAAATTATCAAATTTATTATtggttaaagaatttttttgaaGTTATGGATATGAAAGCTCATAGATTATATGTAAAATCAATTTTTGCAGAGTGTTGGACTAAAAAAGGACCATAATTTTACAGAAGCGATGAATGCTTGTTACATGCTTGATTGGTCAGATACAATAGTTGCTGAAGGTCGTTGGATTTATAGTGATCCAAACATAGAGATACATGGACTTCCCCTTGGACCAGAATTTATGCGATTATGGGTTGATGTTGCTATTGTCCCAAGTGCTTATTTATTTCGTCCTAACTATGCGATGCTTACGATACAAGAAACTGTTGGTTCCACAGTTGCATGACCTTCTAAAAAGGTTATTCCAAGAGGtatttaattagttataatatgattttatttatttcttaaaaattagtatttgttcTAAATAAgattaataattagtttaatacttgttataatatgttttatgaTAGTATTTTGATAATATTTCAACTATCATGATGATATTGTTTGTTTAAATATGTTGTCATATAGTAAaatctcaattttatttatcatataatcatagtatatatttttatcatGGAATACATGTGTCTTCTTTCtaagatttaatttttcaataaatatagaactataGTTGGTGCTTTGATTTACTCagagtgttattttttttttagaatattaGACTTGATTTTGCTGCATCAATGCTTgttaattacatattaatacaTTTTCACATTTTGTGTTTTCTAGTgggttaaattttatattatgagTGATCAGAACACTgtacaaatatttttctttcctttctttATCACCTTTTTATTATCCATTattgaaaattcaaataatgCTTCTTTCTTTGCCTTCATTACATATGTATTTAAATTGATATAAAATCTCATATGAGATTGATTAATAATAGTATTAGCTATGTATGAATGATTTCACACTTTAAAGCCTAAttagtttttcttttgttttactTTTCAGATGCTACAAGTGAAATGCGAATGGGCATTTAATTTTGAAGGCATTTTGTGGTAGTTGGAAGAACCTTTAGAACTGTTGAAAGCTTAAGACTACTTTCTTGAATATTTTGTTGTTCGATAACTAGTATTGAATGGTTTAAGACTTttagattatttattattttattgaatattttttaaagattaattatttaatgttgAATACATAtgattttatgaatattttatgaatcaTATAATTAgtacttaaatatatatatttatacaatttaTAATGCACTATATGTGTTATTGCTTAAAAGATCAAAGCTTTCCAAATgctaaaaataacacaaaaatgtgTTATTGCTTAAAAGATCAAAGCTTTCCAAATgctaaaaataacacaaaaatgtgTTATTGCTTCAAAGATTGAAGCATTccaaatactaaaaataacacaaaaatgtgTTATAGTTTCAAAGattgaagcttttcaaataataaaaataacacaaaaacgtGTTATTGCTTCTTTtacaattataaatataaatgtttGTTATGCAAACTATTTTATATAATgcaagaaatgtgttattaaaaaatatactataaGACTATTTTGTAATCGACCAAATGTGTTATAGAATTAACTATAAATAACATAACTAAAAACttatttattcattaaaataaGACAACCAATGTCTTAttgttaattatataataatacataTGTATAACTATGAAAATGTGTTATGTAAAAGGGTCTGATCTACGATAGCACTGCTTTTCTTAAGCCCTCATAAAGTGTTATGGTATCTTTTCATAAGACTTTTCTGGTCTTATTGAAAGCAGTTTTTGTTGTAGTGGATGGCCTTGTTTGTTATGGGCGTCCTCACTGGTAAGGAGGAGAAGACTACCGTTCCTCCTTTTGTCATAAGAATGGTTGATAACCTTCCATTCTTCTACGAGTACCCCTGGGGAAAGATTTCTTACACCAAGCTGATGGAAACTTGTAATATGTACTACTTGGATGTGAAGAATAAGATgttgaaaaagattgaaaaGCGAGTTACTCAGAAGGAGGCAAAATACTCATCTTACGGCTATACTGCAGCGTTGCAGTATTGGGCATATGAGGCCATCTTACAGATGGGCAACGAGTATGCAGTGAGGAAGTCGCATCGCTTTCCTAGAATGGTGAACTGGGAGAGTAAGCCGAACACTACACTCGGGAAGGATGAAGTGATCAGATTATTTGCTAGAAATGTAAGTTTGTTACACTTTATGTTTAATTCATGttaatttccatatattatattaatatatttattttatttttcagttgACAGTTTACTCTATGTTATGTCCCCGACCGAATGAGATTGAGTTTGTGAGTTACATCACTGGGGGTCAGCCGCCTTTATTTGTTGACTTGGATGAACTTGTGTTGGGTGAGGATGAGCAACCAACACAGGATGCTTTGCAAAGCCAGGCCGAAAAGCTTGCCTCCACATTGGAAGAACGAGCGGACGCAACTCGAATATTTAGAGACTCTACACCACCTCCACCATCTCCACCACGTGCACCGTCTGCAGTTCCAGATGAGTATGGTGTTGGCTCAtcttcagcttcagttccagatGAGTCTGGTGTTGACCCATCTGTAGCTTCAGTTCCAGATGAGTCTGGTGTTGACCCATCTGCAGCATCACAGGATCCTCCTGTTCCCCCGTCAGCTTCTATTCCCAGCACCTCAGAGGCTCGCGATCCAGTATACGCTGCCATTTTGGCAAGGTTGGAGATTGTGGAGAGGGGGCAGATTGCTTTGAGTGAAGGGCAGACCGCTCTGCTAGAAGGCCGGCAACAGATTCACAGTCACAGCCACAACCACAACCACAAAAGAAGAAGAGGCTCAGTCACCGGAAAATGAAATCATTCTCCCAAATGATTACAGACCGGATGATGATGACATGTTCTGTACACCTGAGAAGCCGAATATCACCAGCATCGGGGATACTCAGGATTCTGAGGTACAGGTGTCTGAGACAGCTCCAGAACTCGTTGAGAACCGGAGGAAGAGAAAGCGGCCTAGGTGGTTCGATGAGTACACTGAAATAAAAAAGAAGTCTAGGGCTACGAAGACACTCGTGaatgcggacccacttagaaTGGTTGATCGAAAGCTGCTCAGGACTTTTCACAGTTGGGTACTCGGCCAGATTGGGAACAAGTACCCGAGAGAGTGCTTCTTCGGTAAACACGATTCGGCTTGGTTCCTCGAACTACATACTCCGAGGACATAGCTTAGGGACGATGTAAGTTTTTAAGACTTTTTTACTTCTTTTGCTTTTAAAGACTTTATCTAACtctttttatttaatctctgacatatttaattttcatgttttagCATTTGGATGCGGCATTTCATTTGATGAGGAGGCGACAACACTTTTATCCGGAGGTGTACCCAAATAGATGTGTCATCATGCCGTGTATTTCCCAGCAGGAGTTGTTGGTCGGTGGGAAGCTGCGGGTGATGACCACACTAACTTTCAGTGGGATGAGGGCATATTAGATTTGATTCGAGGGGACGAAGGTCAATACTTGGCTAGTTGGAAGAATAAGGAGAGAATATATATGGCCCTCTACTTCGATAGTGCAAAGCATTGGGTGACACTAAAGGTAGATCTGGATCATTGGTTGTTGAACATATTTGACTCGAGCCTCGGATCGATTTCCCCGAATGAATTCAAGAGTCACTTGGCAATGTGGGAAAAATTACTACCAACTTTGATGCTGCAGGCTGGCCTATTCGAGACTCATGACATGATCCTCGTGCCTCAACTAACCACCTCAGAGAGCCATGTTAGAAGTTTTACTTCAAAAGTCATGGACTGGGGCGTTGTTCGACATACAAAATTAAGGTAACTTAAttacaattgattttttttttattatttaacttgaattttatttgcatacttttatttatttactttttattgtctcATACAGCGGTGACTGCGGGATGTATGTGATAGAGCACATCGAGCATAGTATGCTAGAGACTACGTTTGATAATGTGCACGATGACAATATGAAGAAATTTAGAGAGCAGTGGTGTGTAGATTTGTTTTACCAGAATTTAGCATGaacaattatgttttttttttaattggtatttattaagataacaatgtaactagttttttttattggtatgtttATGTTTTTAAAGAGTTCATACAAACTTTATGCCTTTCTTTCAtgcaacaaattataataattatgtaaacataaaatatcacaaattccAATGTTTAAAGTAGTCCAACATTAATCAATAACAATACATAATAGTCCAAGACATCACAatacaaataaactaaaaattcattCTTAACCTCGCTAGGTGCAAGTGCTTCTATTGTGCCCCTTGGCACCGCACTTGCTACAATTTCGTGATTTGATAATCCTTTCACTATTACAAGCCGTTCGGTTGTTCTTAATTCTTCCAACCTTTTGCTTCTTGGGTCGCCCTACTGGTTGCTTCTCAACAGGCACTCCAACTGTCATGTTCTTTATGTCATCAGGCAattcccaatcatcctcgtcatcAACTGGCATAATTGTTCCTTCATATGTCCTCCTCCAATATTTTGTTGTGTAATATGGCGAGCATAGTGTGTACGCGCTAATACTTCGCTCCTGAGATGCAGCACATGCATGAGGACAAGGAAACTTCATGCACTGGAACAAGCCACAAGTGCAAGTTTGTTCCTGCAAGTCCACTACGCCACTGGTCAGAACTGTTCCTCCAGGGTGAACCTGCAACGTGTAAGGTCCACATGAGTCAACGTTCAAATACCGacctttttcaaaatgcaatgtcaagtcctcctccatttctggtgctaggGGTTTCGTCCACTTGTCAGCTTTTTCTTTTCGTGAAGCAAACCACTTTTGGACTTTGGACCTCAGGAATGCTACAACAGCAGTGATCGGGAAGCCTCTTGCGTCCTTAGTTGTGTTGTTGAAGCTCTCAACCCAGTTGCTCGTCATTACATTGTAACGTACCCCTAGAAAGTATGATCGGACCcatttttcaaatctaatttccTCAAGATATTGTGCAACCGCAACATTCATTGCCGGAATGTTCTCAAATTCTCTGTGAAACTCTGATCTTGAATACGTGTAGGCACACGTGTAAATTCGATTCGTGAAGAcgtcagtcttgaacttgtggttGACGTTCATAATAATGTGGTGGTAACATGCACCGTGGTGTGCATAAGGGAATACGATATCCAAAGCATGAataatgctttgatgcctatccgaaacaaaggctaagttctcaacatcaccaatctttctttcaattttctcataaaataggtCCAGGAATTGTGGTTTTCACTGT
This window harbors:
- the LOC115702584 gene encoding uncharacterized protein LOC115702584 is translated as MKSLRRSPRKHIRPGALCKIVAKRRKATLRSQTDWEDTTLESPVVKKRSSLRKFFAPANVVIDSPPVSTRASSRRMIYNTEPNQNDIVEDVEMSHGSSRTRRSLNYQVEEDAEMIFKEVGMDECENIADKEVEDLTEAEFEGIAEAECEMAEVELVQPRKMTNTSKNVAISPLARHQTNQAHIKSIRLQKTNEENQNENNGTPEDANVNKINSVKKTRGRTTLANLTKRNNDLRKINWNEKGQPVGTNSVQFSSYVGALVREVVPYTISDWRKMSPIMKDILWASIQAQYDLYDDWQKKMCFEMMASLWRSGKSRLVKELNDAKNESERLAMKPDCIKSDAEWRSFVTQKTSKEHMAIRAKFQERRKKVVPHTLSRRGYARTIDDMVTINILIDCILFFIFIFLG